From Dethiosulfovibrio russensis, a single genomic window includes:
- a CDS encoding RidA family protein — translation MRKAIATDKAPAAIGPYSQGIETEQFVYTSGQLGMDPATKAFPDTIEEQTRQALENVKAILEKAGSSMDKVVKTTVFLSDMNNFAAMNEVYKSFFVGECPARSAFQVAKLPLDGMVEIEVVALKG, via the coding sequence TTGAGAAAAGCGATAGCCACCGATAAGGCCCCTGCGGCCATAGGTCCCTACAGCCAGGGAATAGAGACGGAGCAGTTCGTCTATACCTCCGGGCAGCTCGGGATGGATCCTGCCACCAAGGCCTTTCCCGATACGATCGAGGAGCAGACCAGACAGGCCCTGGAGAACGTCAAGGCCATCCTCGAGAAGGCCGGAAGCTCCATGGACAAGGTCGTTAAGACCACGGTGTTCCTCAGCGACATGAATAACTTCGCCGCAATGAACGAGGTCTACAAGTCCTTTTTCGTGGGAGAGTGTCCCGCCAGGAGCGCCTTCCAGGTAGCCAAGCTTCCTCTGGACGGAATGGTCGAGATAGAGGTAGTGGCCCTCAAAGGTTAA
- a CDS encoding type I restriction endonuclease subunit R, which yields MTYFNEGNTVEQFVLDTLSDRDNQWRVAEPKADYLDSHLTLQISSLKWRFVSAEELPRQHSNVLVESMIRDALIRLNPEIKAQPDRADEVLYRLRTIPLSVQSEGLVRANELFAEWLRGEKSMPFGERGEHTPVRLIDFENLSNNDYVITNQWVYPVKEGGRRFDIIMLVNGIPLVVGEAKTPVRPAVTWVDGASDIHNGYEQSVPQMFVPNVFSFATEGKCYRYGSVHMPIDIWGPWHEGDNKSEGTLVDVQRSIRSMLRPDIVLDILQNFTLFATDKKHRRIKIICRYQQYEGANLMVARVVKGYPKKGLIWHFQGSGKSLLMVFAAQKLRMHRKLGNPTVMIVVDRIDLDTQITATFNAADIPNMIGAATRQELQSLLAVDTRKIIITTIHKFGEADGRLNERSNIIVMVDEAHRTQEGYLGRKMRDALPNAFLFGLTGTPINKRDRNTFWAFGANEDEQGYMSRYSFQDSIRDKATLPLHFEAVDVKLHIDKDAIDEAYSQMTDELSELDRDDLAKRAAKMAILIKAPARVNAICRHIVKHFQEKVDPNGFKAQVVTFDRECCVLYKKAMDELVGPEASAIVMHTQGGKSDEYAEWKLAKDEEGKLLDRFRDPNDPLKFLIVTSKLLTGFDAPILQVMYLDKPMKDHNLLQAICRTNRVYPGKTHGLIVDYLGIFDDVATALDFDEKSVQKVITNLDDLKEELPGMVARCLAFFPGVDRTVSGYEGLIAAQDCLPDNEARDKFAAEYSVLSRLWEALSPDPCLGLYEKDYNWLTQVYESVKPPSGNGKLLWHALGAKTIELVHENVHLETVRDDLDTLVMDAEVLEGLLDAKDPDKKSKEIEIKLIARLRKHKDNPRFVALGERLEKLKERHEQGLLHSLDFLKELLTLAREVVQAEKQVDPVDEQAKAKAALTELFAEVKSGKTPMVVERIVTDIDEIVRLVRFPGWQNTKAGEREVQKALRKVIYVKYQVKDQDLFDKAFGYIRQYY from the coding sequence ATGACCTACTTCAATGAGGGAAATACGGTTGAACAATTCGTGCTGGACACACTGTCTGACCGAGACAATCAGTGGCGCGTTGCCGAACCGAAAGCTGATTATCTCGATTCACACCTCACGCTTCAGATTTCAAGCCTTAAATGGCGCTTCGTGTCCGCCGAGGAGCTGCCCCGTCAACACTCCAACGTGTTGGTGGAATCGATGATTCGCGACGCTCTCATCCGCCTGAACCCGGAAATCAAGGCCCAGCCCGACCGCGCCGACGAGGTGCTCTACCGCCTGCGGACCATTCCGCTGTCGGTGCAGAGCGAAGGCCTGGTGCGGGCCAACGAGCTGTTCGCCGAATGGCTGCGGGGCGAGAAGTCCATGCCCTTCGGCGAGCGAGGCGAACACACGCCGGTGCGTCTGATCGACTTCGAGAATCTCAGCAACAACGATTACGTGATCACCAATCAGTGGGTCTATCCGGTCAAGGAAGGCGGCCGCCGCTTCGACATCATCATGCTGGTCAACGGCATCCCGCTGGTGGTCGGCGAGGCCAAGACACCGGTGCGCCCGGCGGTGACCTGGGTAGACGGGGCCAGCGACATCCACAACGGCTATGAACAGAGCGTGCCGCAGATGTTCGTGCCCAACGTCTTCTCCTTTGCCACCGAAGGCAAATGCTATCGCTACGGCTCGGTGCACATGCCCATCGATATCTGGGGACCGTGGCACGAGGGCGATAACAAATCCGAAGGCACGCTTGTCGACGTGCAGCGCTCCATCCGGTCCATGTTGCGTCCGGATATAGTGCTGGACATCCTGCAGAACTTCACCCTGTTCGCCACCGACAAGAAGCACCGGCGCATCAAGATCATCTGCCGTTATCAGCAGTACGAAGGCGCTAACCTGATGGTGGCCCGCGTGGTCAAGGGCTATCCCAAAAAGGGCCTGATCTGGCATTTCCAGGGCTCGGGCAAGTCGCTGCTGATGGTCTTCGCGGCGCAGAAGCTGCGGATGCACCGCAAGCTCGGCAACCCCACGGTGATGATCGTGGTGGACCGCATCGACCTGGACACCCAGATCACCGCCACCTTCAACGCCGCCGATATCCCGAACATGATCGGCGCAGCCACCCGGCAGGAACTGCAAAGCCTGCTGGCAGTCGATACCCGCAAGATCATCATCACCACCATTCACAAGTTCGGCGAGGCGGACGGTAGGCTGAACGAGCGTTCGAACATCATCGTGATGGTGGACGAGGCGCACCGCACCCAGGAAGGCTATCTGGGCCGTAAGATGCGCGACGCGCTGCCCAACGCCTTTCTCTTTGGCCTGACCGGCACGCCGATCAACAAGCGGGACCGCAACACTTTCTGGGCCTTCGGAGCGAACGAGGACGAGCAGGGCTATATGAGCCGCTACTCCTTCCAGGACTCGATCCGGGACAAGGCCACGCTGCCGCTCCATTTCGAGGCGGTGGACGTGAAGCTGCATATCGACAAGGACGCCATCGACGAAGCCTACTCCCAGATGACCGATGAGCTGAGCGAACTGGATCGTGACGACCTGGCCAAACGGGCCGCCAAGATGGCGATTCTGATCAAGGCCCCGGCGCGGGTGAACGCCATCTGCCGACACATCGTCAAGCACTTCCAGGAGAAGGTGGATCCGAACGGCTTCAAGGCCCAGGTAGTGACCTTCGACCGCGAATGCTGCGTGCTCTACAAGAAGGCTATGGACGAGTTGGTCGGTCCGGAGGCCAGCGCCATCGTCATGCACACCCAGGGTGGAAAATCCGATGAATATGCGGAATGGAAACTGGCCAAGGACGAGGAGGGAAAACTCCTCGACCGATTCCGCGATCCGAACGACCCACTCAAGTTCCTGATCGTCACCTCCAAGCTGCTGACCGGCTTCGATGCGCCGATTCTACAGGTGATGTACCTCGACAAGCCGATGAAGGATCACAACCTGCTACAGGCCATCTGCCGCACCAACCGTGTCTACCCCGGCAAGACCCACGGCCTGATCGTGGATTACCTGGGCATCTTCGATGACGTAGCCACGGCCCTCGATTTCGATGAGAAGTCGGTTCAGAAGGTCATCACCAATCTGGACGACCTCAAGGAAGAGCTGCCCGGCATGGTGGCGAGATGCCTGGCTTTCTTCCCTGGCGTGGACCGTACCGTCAGCGGCTACGAGGGGCTGATCGCGGCGCAGGATTGCCTGCCGGATAACGAGGCCCGGGACAAGTTCGCGGCAGAATACTCGGTGCTTTCCCGTCTGTGGGAGGCGCTGTCTCCCGATCCCTGTCTCGGCCTTTATGAAAAGGACTACAATTGGCTGACCCAGGTATATGAGTCGGTGAAACCACCGAGCGGCAATGGCAAGCTGCTCTGGCACGCCCTGGGGGCCAAGACCATCGAGTTGGTGCATGAGAACGTGCATCTGGAGACGGTGCGCGACGACCTGGACACCCTGGTGATGGACGCCGAGGTACTCGAAGGGCTGCTCGATGCTAAGGACCCGGACAAGAAATCCAAGGAAATCGAGATCAAGCTCATCGCTCGCCTGCGCAAGCACAAGGATAATCCGAGGTTTGTCGCCCTGGGCGAACGCCTTGAAAAGCTCAAGGAGCGGCACGAACAGGGCCTGCTCCACAGCCTCGACTTCCTCAAGGAGCTACTGACCTTGGCCAGGGAGGTCGTCCAGGCCGAGAAGCAGGTGGACCCAGTCGATGAACAGGCCAAGGCCAAAGCGGCCCTGACCGAACTGTTCGCCGAGGTGAAGAGCGGCAAGACGCCGATGGTGGTCGAGCGGATCGTGACCGACATCGACGAGATCGTGAGGCTGGTCCGGTTCCCTGGCTGGCAAAATACCAAAGCCGGAGAACGCGAGGTTCAGAAGGCACTGCGCAAAGTGATTTACGTGAAGTACCAGGTCAAGGACCAGGATCTGTTCGACAAGGCATTCGGATACATCCGGCAGTACTACTAA
- the fumC gene encoding class II fumarate hydratase produces MKTRTERDSLGEVQVPEEALWGAQTQRSLNNFPIGREKMPQEVIEALVLVKRAAAVVNVELQVLDEDRGRAIAKAADRILSEDFSDQFPLSLWQTGSGTQTNMNVNEVIARVASDDSRLSIHPNDHVNRSQSSNDVFPTAMHVATVLAVERRLLPALERITKVLREKSDRYRDLVKIGRTHLQDATPLTLGQEIGGWVRMMERCQSMVITSVEYLKDLALGGTAVGTGLNAPEDFGRKIAQEIGDLTGVDFSTAPDKFHSLTSKDELVAFHGVLKALAADLMKIANDVRWLASGPRCGLGELVIPANEPGSSIMPGKVNPTQVEAVTMVAVRVMGNDTTVGVAASQGNFQLNVFMPVIIDAVLNSIGLLSDVMESFTDRCLAGLEADEERISQVRDRSLMLVTALAPVLGYDGAAAIAKKAHSEGITLKEAAVAMGTLSAEEFDKLVRPEKMV; encoded by the coding sequence ATGAAGACCAGAACAGAGAGAGACTCCCTAGGGGAGGTCCAGGTTCCAGAGGAGGCCCTGTGGGGGGCTCAGACCCAGAGGAGCCTGAACAACTTTCCCATAGGCAGGGAGAAGATGCCTCAGGAGGTAATAGAGGCTTTGGTCCTAGTAAAGAGGGCCGCAGCAGTGGTCAACGTGGAGCTTCAGGTTTTGGACGAGGACAGAGGACGAGCCATAGCCAAGGCGGCCGATAGGATACTGTCGGAGGACTTTTCCGATCAGTTCCCCCTGTCTCTCTGGCAGACCGGGAGCGGCACCCAGACGAACATGAACGTCAACGAGGTGATAGCCAGGGTAGCATCGGACGATTCCAGGCTTTCGATCCACCCGAACGACCACGTGAACCGAAGCCAGAGCAGCAACGACGTCTTCCCCACCGCCATGCACGTGGCGACGGTACTGGCGGTGGAAAGAAGGCTCCTTCCCGCACTGGAGAGGATCACGAAGGTCCTGAGGGAGAAGAGCGACCGTTACCGAGACCTGGTCAAGATAGGCAGGACCCACCTCCAGGATGCCACCCCCCTGACCTTGGGACAGGAGATAGGCGGCTGGGTCCGCATGATGGAGAGGTGTCAGTCCATGGTGATCACCTCGGTGGAATACCTCAAGGATCTGGCCCTGGGAGGTACGGCGGTCGGCACGGGCCTGAACGCCCCGGAGGACTTCGGAAGAAAGATTGCCCAGGAGATAGGGGACCTCACGGGAGTCGATTTCAGCACCGCTCCGGACAAGTTCCACTCCCTGACCAGCAAGGACGAGCTCGTGGCCTTCCACGGTGTCCTCAAGGCCCTGGCGGCGGACCTCATGAAGATAGCCAACGACGTCAGGTGGCTTGCGTCCGGGCCAAGGTGCGGGCTGGGAGAGCTTGTCATACCGGCGAACGAACCTGGAAGCTCCATTATGCCCGGCAAGGTCAACCCCACCCAGGTGGAGGCCGTCACCATGGTGGCGGTGAGGGTCATGGGAAACGACACCACCGTCGGAGTGGCCGCCAGCCAGGGTAACTTCCAGCTGAACGTCTTCATGCCCGTGATTATCGATGCGGTGCTCAACTCCATAGGCCTTTTGAGCGACGTAATGGAATCCTTCACGGACCGTTGCCTGGCGGGTCTGGAGGCCGACGAGGAGCGGATATCCCAGGTAAGGGATAGATCTCTGATGCTGGTCACGGCCTTGGCGCCTGTGCTGGGCTACGACGGGGCGGCGGCCATAGCCAAGAAGGCCCACTCCGAGGGAATTACACTGAAAGAGGCGGCGGTAGCCATGGGGACCCTGTCCGCTGAGGAGTTCGACAAGCTGGTACGTCCGGAGAAGATGGTCTAA
- a CDS encoding MFS transporter — translation MTTAGKALSSKTKVALLSTGHLVNDVHTAFLDTFLPYLVKNLGLSYAQAGILTSLSGVIHTVFQPIMGHVADRHTRPWPIMFGPIAAALGASMIPLSTSYAMALAMVTLWGIGAATFHPQGQGSLGYVAPPSELAFAISLFGLGGMSGGTISSIYAIALYRYFPHWAMPVIAVIPPLILAAVYYRTMPRIRDRSPEEDGDDVGMIRNLSSVFRRIYPIWAVTILRECSQKGVRFLLPLLIVSEGGSITKVGTFLFFLSLTASILPLIAARIAMEVGNVKIVKIIIPLASTFLVIGWATEGFLSLAMIVIGGASITACNPATDAMAQELAPDKRSTASSLMMGFSFGLAGVAMAPLGWFTDAAGLRAALGIVAFLPFLSLPVMYLLWPKKGLIR, via the coding sequence ATGACGACCGCCGGAAAAGCTCTATCCTCCAAGACTAAAGTAGCCCTTCTATCCACAGGGCATCTGGTGAACGACGTACACACGGCGTTTCTCGACACCTTCTTGCCCTATCTGGTCAAGAATCTGGGTCTGTCCTACGCCCAGGCCGGTATACTGACGTCCCTATCAGGGGTGATCCACACGGTTTTTCAGCCGATAATGGGTCACGTGGCGGACAGACACACCAGGCCCTGGCCCATAATGTTCGGTCCCATAGCGGCGGCTCTGGGGGCATCCATGATACCTCTTTCGACCTCGTACGCCATGGCTCTGGCCATGGTGACTTTGTGGGGGATAGGGGCTGCCACCTTCCACCCTCAGGGACAGGGCTCTCTGGGATACGTGGCTCCTCCGTCGGAGCTGGCCTTCGCCATCTCCCTCTTCGGGCTGGGAGGCATGTCCGGAGGTACCATCAGCTCAATCTATGCCATAGCCCTCTATCGCTACTTTCCCCACTGGGCGATGCCTGTGATAGCGGTTATTCCACCTCTTATACTGGCGGCGGTCTACTACAGAACAATGCCCAGGATAAGGGACAGATCTCCCGAGGAAGACGGCGACGACGTCGGCATGATAAGAAACCTATCCTCCGTGTTCCGCCGGATATATCCAATATGGGCCGTGACCATCCTGAGAGAATGTTCCCAAAAGGGAGTCCGTTTTCTCCTTCCCCTTCTGATAGTGTCGGAGGGAGGCTCGATCACCAAGGTGGGGACTTTTCTGTTCTTCCTGTCCCTCACCGCGTCGATACTGCCTCTGATAGCGGCGAGGATAGCCATGGAGGTCGGAAACGTAAAGATCGTCAAGATAATAATCCCTCTGGCCTCCACCTTTTTGGTGATAGGATGGGCTACAGAGGGCTTTCTGTCCCTGGCTATGATAGTTATAGGAGGAGCGTCTATAACGGCCTGCAATCCCGCCACAGACGCCATGGCTCAGGAGCTGGCTCCCGACAAAAGAAGCACCGCCAGCTCTCTCATGATGGGCTTCTCCTTCGGACTGGCAGGAGTGGCCATGGCCCCTCTGGGATGGTTCACCGACGCTGCGGGACTCCGAGCCGCCCTGGGTATCGTGGCATTTCTGCCCTTTCTGTCCCTTCCGGTGATGTACCTGTTGTGGCCAAAAAAGGGACTTATCCGATAG
- a CDS encoding restriction endonuclease subunit S, whose product MSTQSLKPSWKIVKFDDIAQNVAVRVDPADAKTDVYVGLEHLDPSTIHLRQWGHPSDVIGQKLAFKKGDVIFGRRRAYQRKLAVAELDGICSAHAMVVRAKPNMILPEFLPFFLQSDMFMERAIEISVGSLSPTINWKTLKIQEFPLPPIDEQKRIAEILWAADEAVETKSRVISEFAVSWQKLIDSIVPNPDDSSSRTVVRLDDLCSMQNGRPFPSSAYSEHGFKLLRPGNLAPDGSLSWAKGSTVHLDEKYVQENSGWVVRPGDVVVNLTAQSLEDGFMGRVCLAVEGDDSLLNQRLGRFLCNEGVESEYLYRVLQTSRFRRMVEARCEGSKVRHTYFRHFADLPVVKVTHKEQREIMQAASFIDVARKAAKDSVRDSRALLDRLVNGFIKNGETAHV is encoded by the coding sequence TTGAGCACACAATCTCTGAAACCCAGTTGGAAGATAGTAAAATTCGACGATATCGCCCAGAACGTTGCTGTGCGGGTGGATCCTGCCGATGCCAAGACTGACGTCTATGTAGGGTTGGAACATCTCGACCCCAGCACGATTCATCTGCGCCAGTGGGGTCACCCTTCCGATGTCATCGGACAGAAGCTGGCCTTCAAAAAGGGCGATGTGATTTTCGGCCGCCGCCGTGCATATCAGCGCAAGCTTGCTGTGGCCGAGCTTGATGGTATCTGCTCGGCTCATGCCATGGTCGTCCGTGCAAAACCCAATATGATTCTGCCTGAGTTTTTGCCGTTCTTCCTGCAATCCGACATGTTCATGGAGCGGGCCATCGAAATATCGGTGGGCTCGCTCTCACCGACGATCAACTGGAAGACTCTGAAAATACAGGAATTCCCGCTGCCGCCCATTGATGAACAGAAGCGCATTGCCGAGATCCTGTGGGCGGCGGATGAGGCGGTGGAAACAAAGTCCCGTGTGATTAGTGAGTTCGCTGTCTCATGGCAAAAGCTCATTGATTCGATTGTCCCAAACCCGGACGATTCTTCAAGTCGGACTGTAGTTCGCCTTGATGACCTTTGTTCGATGCAAAATGGACGACCATTTCCAAGCTCTGCATATTCGGAACATGGTTTTAAGTTGCTGCGTCCCGGAAATCTTGCTCCCGATGGAAGTCTCAGTTGGGCGAAAGGCTCGACGGTGCATCTTGACGAAAAATATGTGCAAGAAAACTCTGGCTGGGTCGTTCGTCCTGGCGATGTCGTAGTCAATCTTACAGCCCAATCCCTCGAAGACGGATTTATGGGGAGAGTTTGTTTGGCCGTTGAAGGCGACGATAGTCTGTTGAACCAGCGTTTAGGAAGATTCCTTTGTAACGAAGGGGTCGAAAGCGAGTATCTATACCGTGTTCTGCAAACATCACGTTTCCGTCGGATGGTGGAAGCACGGTGTGAGGGCAGCAAGGTCAGACATACATACTTCCGCCACTTTGCTGACCTGCCTGTTGTCAAGGTAACCCATAAGGAGCAAAGGGAAATAATGCAAGCTGCGAGTTTCATTGATGTAGCAAGAAAGGCAGCAAAAGATTCTGTCCGTGATTCGAGAGCCTTGCTGGATAGGCTCGTTAACGGATTTATCAAAAACGGAGAAACCGCCCATGTTTAA
- a CDS encoding LmeA family phospholipid-binding protein — MTKSLKAIALATALITVSASSALAEDLGDRLFRMFLGELDPQRAQMILSEPPEESGLVKHVYMDMEGANIGGVRIDRITIEGMDVAFTSPETWGTESAGVTSILATNAVAVIKEEDINSHLKSKEFGDDEKWNNLALDFSPGKVYAKGYYLADLVLLRLNILIEIDGTFKVKEGKQVWLDDYTLKVNRAKVPEGLTDRAMAKIQPILDLGKFMFPLKLSGIELDEDRAVVKSVSEPRSFEGMVYEYDAETVSRDL; from the coding sequence ATGACGAAGAGTTTAAAGGCCATAGCTCTGGCCACAGCGCTGATCACCGTATCGGCGTCTTCCGCCCTGGCGGAAGACCTGGGAGACAGGCTCTTTCGGATGTTCCTGGGCGAACTCGATCCACAAAGAGCTCAGATGATACTGAGTGAACCTCCGGAGGAATCCGGATTGGTCAAACACGTCTATATGGACATGGAGGGGGCCAATATAGGAGGAGTCCGGATAGACCGGATAACGATTGAGGGAATGGACGTTGCCTTCACCTCCCCCGAAACATGGGGCACAGAGAGTGCCGGTGTTACCTCCATACTGGCGACCAACGCCGTGGCGGTGATAAAGGAGGAGGACATAAACTCACACCTGAAAAGCAAGGAGTTCGGCGACGACGAAAAATGGAACAACCTCGCCCTGGATTTCTCTCCCGGTAAGGTCTACGCTAAGGGTTACTATCTGGCGGATCTCGTACTTTTGAGATTAAACATATTGATAGAGATAGACGGAACCTTCAAGGTAAAAGAGGGCAAGCAGGTATGGCTTGACGACTACACCCTGAAGGTCAATCGGGCCAAGGTTCCCGAGGGGCTGACCGACAGGGCCATGGCCAAGATACAGCCCATACTGGATCTGGGTAAGTTCATGTTCCCGCTGAAGCTCTCCGGAATAGAGCTCGATGAGGACCGGGCGGTGGTGAAGAGCGTCTCCGAGCCCAGGTCCTTCGAGGGGATGGTCTATGAATACGATGCCGAAACCGTTTCGAGAGATCTGTGA
- the sdaAB gene encoding L-serine ammonia-lyase, iron-sulfur-dependent subunit beta — MSLMEIIGPVMIGPSSSHTAGAAKLGNVARRLWGGDIKEATLYLRGSFAATYWGHGTDRALVGGLMGWHPDDDRIPRAFEIASESGMIYHFKEEFVDGAHPNSVRFVLSDGDRTMEMVGASIGGGSVRIQEIDGFPVDIDGELPTLVIFHRDKPGVMASITSELFRMKLNIAQMTLKRKARGKDAMVFIEMDGALDEESLKSLEGFHHAYTRMFLLPPAREEIE; from the coding sequence ATGTCTCTTATGGAGATAATAGGACCGGTCATGATAGGGCCGTCCTCGAGCCACACCGCCGGGGCGGCCAAACTGGGAAACGTGGCCAGAAGATTATGGGGCGGAGACATAAAGGAGGCCACCCTTTACCTCAGGGGCAGCTTCGCCGCTACCTACTGGGGTCACGGCACAGACAGGGCCCTGGTAGGGGGACTTATGGGATGGCATCCCGACGACGACAGAATACCCAGAGCCTTCGAGATAGCATCTGAATCGGGCATGATATACCACTTCAAGGAGGAGTTCGTGGACGGAGCCCACCCCAACTCGGTCCGCTTCGTCCTCTCCGACGGAGATAGGACCATGGAGATGGTGGGGGCCTCCATAGGTGGAGGCTCGGTGAGAATCCAGGAGATAGACGGGTTTCCGGTGGACATAGACGGAGAGCTTCCGACCCTGGTGATATTCCACAGAGACAAACCGGGGGTGATGGCGTCCATAACGTCCGAGCTGTTCAGGATGAAGCTGAACATAGCCCAGATGACCCTCAAGAGAAAGGCACGGGGAAAGGATGCCATGGTGTTCATAGAGATGGACGGAGCCCTGGACGAGGAATCCCTGAAGAGCCTGGAGGGCTTTCATCACGCCTATACCAGGATGTTCCTGCTTCCCCCGGCCAGAGAGGAGATCGAATAA
- a CDS encoding diguanylate cyclase, translated as MKLLNETPTPEELEIYGAFQEWMASYDGGDIEGIMKWMAPDVLSVGTGRDEISRSSEAIREGFSRDFGELDELRLIDGFVTVKARGDAGWLFFQAVYGVNVKGEPIRYETRRTVVFRKIEGRWIQEHLHHSIPDRTQSDHRSFPVGPITAGRYSILFTSSRDAIIMASRWDRSILEANMAALGMYGLSEERMLNSRLDDLMDDDELTAFLRRVNSSPKEGGLFQAVHRGPSGPFPVEISVRITELEGRSIVVMVVRDTTSRVETERALRRSEERLRLAMEANEDGLWELDVPTMTMYVSGSSWGGSGDVEERFPYRAWREMAHRDDRDDIDKALTGHLDRGDEYRIEYRMDRGDGRWRWVLERGRVVDRRSDGFPLRMIGTIMDVDRRKRIEEERLELTKKLEKMASIDKLTGILNRQRFESLLQEKMDRRRLPLCLIMFDLDRFKDLNDARGHLEGDRALVLASEAVSGRLRVGDLFGRWGGDEFMVALEQDLDKSLIVAEDLRKRICDALGDGFQGVTASFGLALWNGKASLENLSNMADEALYRAKKDGRNRVVVFDDAGYN; from the coding sequence TTGAAACTGCTCAACGAGACCCCCACTCCGGAGGAGCTGGAGATATACGGGGCCTTCCAGGAGTGGATGGCATCCTACGACGGAGGCGACATAGAGGGAATAATGAAGTGGATGGCCCCGGACGTTTTATCCGTAGGCACGGGCAGGGACGAGATCAGCCGAAGTTCCGAAGCCATAAGGGAGGGCTTCTCCCGTGATTTCGGCGAGCTGGACGAACTCAGGCTGATAGACGGCTTCGTCACCGTCAAGGCCAGAGGGGACGCCGGCTGGCTCTTCTTTCAGGCCGTCTACGGTGTCAACGTCAAGGGGGAGCCCATAAGATACGAGACCAGGAGGACCGTGGTATTCCGGAAGATCGAGGGCCGATGGATCCAGGAGCATCTGCACCACTCCATACCGGACAGGACCCAGTCGGACCACCGCTCCTTTCCCGTGGGGCCCATAACCGCCGGAAGGTACTCCATACTCTTCACATCCTCCCGAGACGCCATAATAATGGCATCCCGATGGGACAGGTCCATACTGGAGGCCAATATGGCGGCTCTTGGCATGTACGGCCTGTCGGAGGAGAGGATGCTGAACTCCCGTCTGGACGACCTCATGGACGACGACGAGCTCACCGCCTTCCTCCGAAGGGTGAACTCCAGTCCCAAGGAGGGCGGGCTGTTTCAGGCAGTCCACAGAGGCCCTTCCGGTCCCTTTCCGGTGGAGATAAGCGTCAGGATAACCGAGCTGGAAGGACGGTCCATCGTCGTTATGGTCGTCAGGGACACGACCTCCAGAGTCGAGACGGAGAGGGCTCTCAGACGCAGCGAGGAGAGGCTGCGTCTCGCCATGGAGGCCAACGAAGACGGTCTGTGGGAGCTCGACGTCCCCACCATGACCATGTACGTCAGCGGCAGTTCATGGGGTGGAAGCGGCGACGTCGAGGAACGATTCCCCTATCGGGCCTGGAGAGAGATGGCCCATAGGGACGATCGGGACGACATAGATAAGGCCCTTACGGGACACCTGGATAGAGGCGACGAGTACCGGATCGAGTACAGGATGGACCGAGGCGACGGAAGATGGCGATGGGTTTTGGAGAGAGGCCGGGTGGTGGATCGAAGGTCCGACGGATTCCCTCTAAGGATGATAGGCACGATCATGGACGTGGACAGACGGAAGAGGATAGAGGAGGAGAGGTTGGAGCTCACCAAAAAACTGGAGAAGATGGCCTCCATAGACAAACTCACCGGTATACTGAACCGCCAGAGGTTCGAATCTCTCCTTCAGGAGAAGATGGATAGGAGGAGGCTTCCCCTCTGCCTCATAATGTTCGACCTCGATCGATTCAAGGATTTGAACGACGCCAGAGGCCACCTGGAGGGAGATAGGGCCCTGGTGTTGGCCAGCGAGGCGGTATCGGGCCGTCTGAGGGTGGGAGATCTGTTCGGCCGTTGGGGCGGCGACGAGTTCATGGTGGCACTGGAGCAGGATCTGGATAAATCCCTTATAGTGGCCGAGGACCTGAGAAAGAGGATATGCGATGCACTGGGAGACGGCTTTCAGGGAGTGACTGCCAGCTTCGGACTGGCTCTGTGGAACGGAAAGGCGTCCCTTGAAAATCTCTCCAACATGGCCGACGAGGCCCTATACAGGGCCAAAAAAGACGGGCGAAACCGGGTGGTTGTCTTCGACGATGCTGGTTATAATTGA
- the nikR gene encoding nickel-responsive transcriptional regulator NikR translates to MAGDVLVRFGVAVPEGLLRDFDRQIERKGVPNRSEAIRQLIRDSISDTRWTEGKGTVYGSVTISYNHHTREACSTLTDIQHDFGDVIICTNHVHADHDHCVEVIMVKGEASRVKALIEELSGVRAINNLSPVIASIL, encoded by the coding sequence ATGGCAGGAGACGTTTTGGTCCGTTTCGGAGTGGCGGTTCCGGAAGGACTACTGAGGGATTTCGACCGCCAGATAGAGCGAAAGGGAGTTCCCAACCGCTCTGAGGCCATAAGACAGCTGATCCGAGACTCCATCTCGGACACCCGCTGGACCGAGGGGAAGGGCACCGTCTACGGATCTGTGACCATCTCCTACAACCACCATACCAGGGAGGCCTGTTCGACCCTGACCGACATACAGCACGATTTCGGCGACGTCATAATATGCACCAACCACGTCCACGCCGATCACGATCACTGCGTGGAGGTCATAATGGTCAAGGGAGAGGCGTCCAGGGTGAAGGCCCTCATAGAGGAGCTGTCGGGGGTCAGGGCGATAAACAACCTGTCGCCGGTCATAGCCTCCATACTTTAA